The Psychrobacter arenosus region GTTCTAATGCTGCTTGATCAAAGCCGTGTTCGCTAAGCTCCGTATCAATTGCCTGCGCATCTTGCACTGCTTGCTTTAGTGTTACACCATCACGTAGCGTTAAATCAACAAAGTAAATCGGCGTACGATAGCTTTGCGTGGTGCTTTTACCTCTTAGCGTTAATTGCAGGGGTAAACACGACAGCTTATTGCCTGACACCGCAGAAAAGTAGCTCAGCCGTGCGGCTAATGTACGAATACTATTAAAGCCTGTGGTGCGAAAGATAAACGTACCTAGCTCATCGTCCTCAGACAGATTGACGTAGAGCCTGCCATATGGCTTACAAGCACCGCCTTGCGCTAATGGGCAACGATCAGGTGATGGGCAAGGCAATGTTTCCACGCCATTGCTTGTACGGCGTTGGCACTGCTCACCGTCACCCACGCATAGTGGGCGTCCAGTTTGACGATCAAACAAGGTATATTCTGCTCGCAAATTAAGCTCAGGATCATTGAACAACATACGCACTGGTATTTGTCTCAGCTTACCGTCATTATTTGCGCGTAGCTTTTCATCGAGTGGATGATTGACCCAGCCATCCTTATTCTGAACTTGGCTGGTAATGGTAAATTGATCGTCTTTAGCAGGCAGACGCTTACCATCTTTTTGAATGACACGTCCAATACTGATACGACCTAAAACTGGTGGGGTTATGGTGAGACCTTTAATCATGGTGATATTCCTTATAGTTTTAATAAAATGTGTTTAGCCATAAAAAAAGCCCACCGATTATGGTGGGCAGTTATGCGCTTGTTTTGGTTAAGTGTAGTAGGTTTCGGCTTAGTCGTTTAAGATAACGAAGCGGCGACTACCTTGCTTGGTTTTACTAAATTTAGCCAACAGCTCAGGATGCGCTTTGATAACGGCCTTACTGTCCAAACTGATACTATCTTTCGAGCGTTTCCAAGAGATTGCGCCTTTATCGAACACAGCGACTTCATTATCGGCAATCAGTGTTTGCAGCTGGTGCTTTACCTGATCATGACGCTGCTCTAGCTCTTGCATATAGTCACGATAACTCAGCAGTTGCTCAAATAACTTATTAGCACCATCGTCATCTCGCAAATCAACCTTGCTTGAGGGCTTAGGCGTTGGATAAAGCAGCTTTAAGGCCTTGGCAGCTGACTCGCTATGATCAGGGGTTGGCGGCGTGTCTGTTTCCACATATTGCCAGAACTGACGCTCATGCTTCATGATGGACTCAATCAAGCGCTCATCACGCTCAACCTTATAAATCTTAGCCTCGTGTCCACAAAGCAGCACACAGATATGCGCAGCCTGTTTGCCTGTAACCGCCAGCTGATGTTGTACTTGGCAGGTGACATACAAGGGTACGCCATGCTTCCAGAGCTTGGCACCATGTTCACCAGCGGTTTTGCACTCTAAAATCTGTACCTCACCACTACCAGTAATGGCATAGTCTAAATTTGCTAGCATGAATGGCTGCTCAGAATGCTGTAAGATAGCGTTCACGCGGCGTACCTTATTGCCGGTATGTTCTTGATAGTATTTAGCCACCATCGGCTCTAAGGTATTGCCCCAATAGAGTGGTGAATATCCTTCAATGCTCTCATCGATGTCGGAGCTCATACGTCCTGTCTTAATCATCCATAATTCCAGCATAGAGAGATACGGATGAATACCACAGGCAGCCGCAGCATCAGAGCTGCCAATGCCTTGCTTGCGTACTTGTAGCCAGTCCTCACGGCTTAAATCTTTAGTATTAATCAAACGCTTAGCAGTCGTTGAAGTATTAGATTGGGCAGGTTTATCAGCAGTATCATTTTGCTTGGTTTTCACTATTGATGGTTTAAACTTCACGGTAACACGTTTGGCTTGTCTTGGCTGAGTCGTGCTGTTTAATGCGATCATGTTCATGGCAAATTCCTTAGATAAATTGATTATTGGTATTAAATGAAATAAGCGGCATAAAAAACCACGCTCGAAGGCGTGGTTGATTGTATTTTCAGGTTTTAAATGTGGCTGGTTAAGCCAACATCAGTAGCGATTCCTCTAGACCCTTTTGCTTAAGCTTAGCGCCAGAGCCAAACCAAGCACCGTCTAATCGATGGTCTCTCGACATCGCCCTACGTTCGTGATCGACGTATTCGGTGATACTACATAGCAAGCCATAAGCAGTGTCTTTGGCAGCATCAAGATCGGCTCCGCGACCTTGACCGTTAAACATGTTCATCACTTGATTCATCGCCTTGGCATTGGGCACGGCATCTTTCTCTTTCTTAGCACTGTTAAACAGAATGATGTCATTGTCTTGATCGTTGAATACACGACTTAGATAGTTGGCTGCTTCTGCTTGGGTCACACGGCGCTCTGATAACTGCTTCATCTCATAGCTGTGCTCATCCCATTGCTTCACCGATACGCCTAATTGCTGCTTGACCTTGTCCGCATCAAACGAGGTGCTATGCGGTACTTTCACTACGCCCCCTGAACCATCCGCTAAGCTAATCGCTAAGGTGTTATTGCAGACCACACGGATTGATGTAAACTGTGCTGTGGTCGCCAAAGTGCCATCACAAGCGGTTGCCAGAAGCAAGTAGCCATTACTGACATCTTTACCCTTAAGCGTTGCTGACTGGCCTGTACGGGCTAATGCCCATAGCTTACGACCTCCCTTAAGTACGCCTGCCGTTTCAAGCTCAAAGTCAGATTGCTCAGTGAGATCTCGATAGAATTCTAGAATCTCACGCGGCTGTACTTCTTGATAGCGTTGGCTGACCACCGATAGCGGCTCGAAGTTATCGCTACGGTACAACACCTTCTGCTCTGCAAAGGGCAGAATCAGATTGTGACCTTTGTCATTGTTTGCCATATAACTGACGTCTGAGGATTCTATACGCCAGTCCATACCCGCTTGCTTTGCCCAGATCTCGATAGGCTGCTTGGGAGCCAGCTCATTACCCAAGCCATGCCAAGGGGTTTCGCCAACGTATGCCATTGATTCGATTAAATGTGCCATGGTAATTGTCCTTTTAGATTTGAATTATGGGTTATATAGACAGGTTAAATGCTGAAAGTTCTTGAGCAGGTATTGCAGGTATAACTAGGCTTTGCTGCCAAAACGAGTAAGGGTGGCTGCTGTAGCTTGTCTTTAGCCAAGCTGATTGCAGAAGCAAGCGCCGTGCCTACCACCACACCAATTGCTGAATTGATTTTGTAATACCTACAGATGCTTACACCAAGACCTGATAGGGCAGATTGTGAGCACAGTTGCTCGAAGATATTAAAGGGGCTGTCAGTATCCGTATTGCTTTTTACGTTCGCTGAATGACAGTGTGGGCAGATCGGTCTCATAAATTGCTCCTTTTTCGATTGCGCATAAAAAAGGCCTGCGATTAAGCAGACCTTTGATTAGGATAGATTGGGGTTAAAAAGACAGGTAGCTAGGCTTCCTGTCTTATCTCATAGGGATAGTATATATCTAAAAATATTTTGTTATTTGGGCAAGGCTCTGTTTTTTACTTTTCTTTAAATTCACCATGTCCAAACGTTTGCATTTTAGGCAGCCATACTTTGAGTTTTTGATCGTATTTGTCAGACTTTGTCAAATACCCTGCCACAGTAAAAGCGTTCTCAACCTCCTGAGGGTTATCACGGCGTATTCTGCCAATACCTAGCTTTCCATCTATTGCAAATTTACGCTTGGTCTCAGCGTCGTGAGAACTATGATAAGTACCGACGCCATCTGTGACCTCTTGCCACTTCTCACCTATTGTTTTAGCTTTATGCCAGTCAGAATATGTTTGTGAATTATCATAAGTTAAAATCAGGTGGCAATGAAAGCCACCATTTTTATAACCTTGCTCTAATGCCCATGCATAACCAGTTAGGTGTTCAAAACAAGAACTTTTCTTACTAATGAGTTTTCTGAGTTTTTTCATATGATTATAAAAATCGAAAATACTCAAGTTTTGGCGTTGGTCTTTTAAATATTTCAGTTCAATAAAGATAACCAATACTCTCGATCTGTTTTCAATCAGATTTTTAAAGTAAAGACCTAAGCTTTCTTTATTCTGCTTTTCTTGATAAATCCAATCATAACGCTCTCTCCTAATCTGATCTTCATAGCTCAAAAGCTCTGTAATGAGCTTTTGTGTCATCTCATAATCCCAAATAACATCACAAGGATGTACAGCACCAATAAAAATAATAGCACTATCCATAAGCGCATTAATAGACTGAGAGTAATTTACATAACCTTGTGAGTAATACATGGACATGAACGGACGATATAGTTTGTTCAATTGATCTTGAAAACGTTTACCTCTAAGATTTTTGAATAATACATTTTTAACGAGTTTATCGACATCACTGGTAAGTCTAGATTGATCAGTAAAGGGGTATAACATTGTAGTACGCCTATGAAGTTAGTGGTTCATAGGGTTTTAGTAAATTGTATTATTATAATGCCAGTAGCTAAGAGAGTAGCTCTTAGCTAAACAATGACCAGTTAAAAGATACTGATATATATTGATATTGTAATACCAACCTAATACAACTTGCTTAATGCTTTTTTGTTATTTAAAGGCTATCTTGAAACCTTATATAATTTGTTAGAGGGAAAACCCTTATTTCTCTAAAGTATTATCGAGGATAATTACCACGAGACGCATCATACATTTAAACTTCTACTATAGTGAAAAATCACTTCAGTTTATAAGGTTCGAATGGCCGTTAACTGTAAATATTATAAAGATAACAGGTAAATATTACTTTTTATTATATAATTTCTATTAAAATTCTAGAACCATAATATAAAAATATCACTCATGATATTGCCATTTAACTTATAAAAAGGCCTTGTATACATTTACAATTTAATAATGAAAACTCTCAGTGAATATAGCATCCAAAGTTATTTTGATAAACATACATTAGGTCTTTAACAGAAGACAAGGTCAATGGATACAAACATATATCCCAAGCCTAAGTGATGTTAGCTTTTTAAGCAATGGATCAAGTGACCGTCTTTAGAGAATTAGTAAACCAACTATCTAGACATGAAAATTTTAGAGACTACGTGTCTGATGCTTATTCGGAAATGACTTATAAGCTTGTGCCTGAACAAATTTTAGATAACATCGATAATTTAAAACAGTTTTCATTTGAATATCTTATATAAAGAAAGAGTTATATTTATTTTGACATAAATAATAATAATTTTAATGGAGAGTTTTCAGGATTTTTGATAGAAAAGATAATACTAATAATTTGGAGTCTAAAATATTTTTACTAAGTGATATACAGAAAAGATGGTATTTTACTATTAAGAGTGAAAGCTATTCTAAATGGCTAGCTGAAACCGATATATTACATATAGAATGGACTAAAGAGTATTTAAAAAAGGCTAGTATTTATAATAACTCAGTAAGAAATGATAAATGTCCAAAGGAAACGAGGAGCCATATTTTGGCTTCTTTGGATCTTATAGATCATCCAGTATCTGAGATTATGAATGATAATTATATTAATTACAGATCAAGCGATCGTAAAGAAATAATTATTGATAAAATGAAACGAGCTTGGAGCCAGCAAAAATACCGAAGCGCTGGTAAAACAAAAAAGGCGTATCACCTACCACTGACAAAAAAAACCAAAGCTAAATTAGAGAAAATGGCGCAAGTACAAGGGCTGTCAGAGACAGCCATGCTTGATATATTAATTAATCGCTTTTATGACCTAGATTACGTCGATGTTGATGGCAAGGAGTTATACTAACGCTTATTAATATATCCTTGTAGCTCATCTGCTGTGATTCCTTGATTTAACAATGCTTTAATCAGATCCTGCTTATCAGCGTTTTGTAACAAGTTAGGCTGCTTACTTTTCAGGGACTGTTCAATTTGCAGCCGCGCTGTCTGAAAGTCTACGACCTCGCCTGTACCTCTGAGCAGGTCTAAAAAGTCTGCCCAAACTTGCATAATCTTACGACGCTCTTCTAAGTGCTGCGCGTGGTTATAAACTGCGCGAATACTGCTTTTTTTATCATGCGCCATCTGCTTTTCGATTGCATCACCCATGTAACCAAGCTCGTTTAAGTTAGTTGAGGCGATGTGGCGGAAGCCATGCCCAGTTTGTTTACCCGCATATCCAATTATGTCTAGCGCATTATTAATGAACTCTGCGCTATAAGGCTGGTGCATGCCTGTATTGTAGAACACGTATTCATATTGACCCGTAATTGTTTTCATCTCCTCTAGTACTGCTAGCATTTGATCAGATAAGGGAACGACGTGCTTACGCGCGATTTTTAGGTTATCAATATCGACCCGCCATAGGCGGTTGGGAAAGTCGATGTGTTCCCACTTCATCATACGCAGCTCGATAGTGCGACAGAAAGAGTAGGCTAGAAACTTCATGGCTAGGCGTGTCTGATCGTGACCATGATAGCTCTCAATATCTTGCAGGAGTTTGGGTAGCTCTTTAAGGTCAACGTGCTTCATGTGCTGGCTTTTGGCTTTAGGATAAAGCTCTTTGAGGCCCTCCGTATGAATCGTATCGATTAAGCGCTCTCTCTTAGCTCTCCTAAGAATATTAGTAATAAGGTCAATCGTACGTCTAGTTACTTCTCTTGGGGGTGAGCCTTCATCGGTTGTCCTATTCTCTATCTGATCTGCCATGAATTTACAGTCTTCAAAGGTCACATCCCTCAAAGCTATACCATTAAAGCTAGGTATGACGTCTTTGTGCATACGGTTGTAGTCTTGCTGGTAGGTGCGAGGCTTTACGTTGCGCTCACGCTCCTCTAGCCATTCAAGCGCATAATCATTGAACATTTTAGCTTGCTCATTTGCAAGCTTATCTTGACGTTTTTTATTCTTGGGATTGATCCCACTAGTTACTAAAGCTTTGATATCAGAGTTCGCTATTCTTGCTTCTGCTAAGCTTATCTGTGGGTATGCACCTAAAGTAGTTTTCTGCTGCTTACCATCAAAACGATATGCGCTTATCCAAGTCTTCGTTCCTGAGCTACGTACTAATAGCT contains the following coding sequences:
- a CDS encoding recombination directionality factor: MIKGLTITPPVLGRISIGRVIQKDGKRLPAKDDQFTITSQVQNKDGWVNHPLDEKLRANNDGKLRQIPVRMLFNDPELNLRAEYTLFDRQTGRPLCVGDGEQCQRRTSNGVETLPCPSPDRCPLAQGGACKPYGRLYVNLSEDDELGTFIFRTTGFNSIRTLAARLSYFSAVSGNKLSCLPLQLTLRGKSTTQSYRTPIYFVDLTLRDGVTLKQAVQDAQAIDTELSEHGFDQAALEQAAKQGYVNSSFEIDNDGLLDVAEEFYPMETDDVSNSQQGNYQNGLATHNVTSIEQGLRQSVTAVS
- a CDS encoding YqaJ viral recombinase family nuclease, with protein sequence MNMIALNSTTQPRQAKRVTVKFKPSIVKTKQNDTADKPAQSNTSTTAKRLINTKDLSREDWLQVRKQGIGSSDAAAACGIHPYLSMLELWMIKTGRMSSDIDESIEGYSPLYWGNTLEPMVAKYYQEHTGNKVRRVNAILQHSEQPFMLANLDYAITGSGEVQILECKTAGEHGAKLWKHGVPLYVTCQVQHQLAVTGKQAAHICVLLCGHEAKIYKVERDERLIESIMKHERQFWQYVETDTPPTPDHSESAAKALKLLYPTPKPSSKVDLRDDDGANKLFEQLLSYRDYMQELEQRHDQVKHQLQTLIADNEVAVFDKGAISWKRSKDSISLDSKAVIKAHPELLAKFSKTKQGSRRFVILND
- a CDS encoding DUF932 domain-containing protein; its protein translation is MAHLIESMAYVGETPWHGLGNELAPKQPIEIWAKQAGMDWRIESSDVSYMANNDKGHNLILPFAEQKVLYRSDNFEPLSVVSQRYQEVQPREILEFYRDLTEQSDFELETAGVLKGGRKLWALARTGQSATLKGKDVSNGYLLLATACDGTLATTAQFTSIRVVCNNTLAISLADGSGGVVKVPHSTSFDADKVKQQLGVSVKQWDEHSYEMKQLSERRVTQAEAANYLSRVFNDQDNDIILFNSAKKEKDAVPNAKAMNQVMNMFNGQGRGADLDAAKDTAYGLLCSITEYVDHERRAMSRDHRLDGAWFGSGAKLKQKGLEESLLMLA
- a CDS encoding YagK/YfjJ domain-containing protein, coding for MLYPFTDQSRLTSDVDKLVKNVLFKNLRGKRFQDQLNKLYRPFMSMYYSQGYVNYSQSINALMDSAIIFIGAVHPCDVIWDYEMTQKLITELLSYEDQIRRERYDWIYQEKQNKESLGLYFKNLIENRSRVLVIFIELKYLKDQRQNLSIFDFYNHMKKLRKLISKKSSCFEHLTGYAWALEQGYKNGGFHCHLILTYDNSQTYSDWHKAKTIGEKWQEVTDGVGTYHSSHDAETKRKFAIDGKLGIGRIRRDNPQEVENAFTVAGYLTKSDKYDQKLKVWLPKMQTFGHGEFKEK
- a CDS encoding CBS domain-containing protein, encoding MESKIFLLSDIQKRWYFTIKSESYSKWLAETDILHIEWTKEYLKKASIYNNSVRNDKCPKETRSHILASLDLIDHPVSEIMNDNYINYRSSDRKEIIIDKMKRAWSQQKYRSAGKTKKAYHLPLTKKTKAKLEKMAQVQGLSETAMLDILINRFYDLDYVDVDGKELY
- a CDS encoding tyrosine-type recombinase/integrase; protein product: MLSDAKIRKLKPTDNCTPARPDKYSDQQGLQLLVRSSGTKTWISAYRFDGKQQKTTLGAYPQISLAEARIANSDIKALVTSGINPKNKKRQDKLANEQAKMFNDYALEWLEERERNVKPRTYQQDYNRMHKDVIPSFNGIALRDVTFEDCKFMADQIENRTTDEGSPPREVTRRTIDLITNILRRAKRERLIDTIHTEGLKELYPKAKSQHMKHVDLKELPKLLQDIESYHGHDQTRLAMKFLAYSFCRTIELRMMKWEHIDFPNRLWRVDIDNLKIARKHVVPLSDQMLAVLEEMKTITGQYEYVFYNTGMHQPYSAEFINNALDIIGYAGKQTGHGFRHIASTNLNELGYMGDAIEKQMAHDKKSSIRAVYNHAQHLEERRKIMQVWADFLDLLRGTGEVVDFQTARLQIEQSLKSKQPNLLQNADKQDLIKALLNQGITADELQGYINKR